Proteins from a genomic interval of Nautilia sp. PV-1:
- a CDS encoding Jag N-terminal domain-containing protein, with protein MKVEAKTLEDAYYEAAKKLNCSVTDLEVKIIQYPSRGLFGLFSKTAIIEVEENIQRDIDNVIPEIQEHLKYLFSKSCFNLDTFEVSKYDEETVYIKIDGEDAALLIGKEGYRYNALNFMLYSWINQKYGFKVRLEIAEFLKTQEEMLRSFLVPFIERVKERGYGKTKPFDGILAFIALEILREEFPDRYVAIKERNGEKFVVIGEKHGNDSGNSHA; from the coding sequence ATGAAAGTAGAGGCAAAAACTCTTGAAGACGCCTATTACGAAGCTGCTAAAAAACTAAACTGTTCAGTTACAGATTTAGAGGTAAAAATAATCCAGTATCCTAGCCGCGGCCTTTTCGGCCTTTTTTCAAAGACCGCCATTATAGAAGTTGAAGAAAACATCCAAAGAGATATTGATAATGTTATTCCTGAAATACAGGAACATTTAAAATACCTTTTTTCTAAGTCCTGTTTTAATCTTGACACGTTTGAAGTAAGTAAATACGATGAAGAAACCGTATATATTAAAATCGACGGGGAAGACGCAGCGTTACTTATAGGAAAAGAAGGATACAGATACAATGCGCTGAATTTTATGCTTTACAGCTGGATAAATCAAAAATACGGATTTAAAGTTAGACTTGAAATTGCCGAATTTTTAAAAACCCAGGAAGAAATGTTAAGAAGCTTTTTGGTGCCTTTTATTGAAAGGGTTAAAGAAAGAGGCTATGGCAAAACAAAACCATTTGACGGAATACTTGCTTTTATCGCACTTGAAATATTAAGAGAAGAATTTCCTGACAGATATGTTGCTATAAAAGAAAGAAACGGTGAAAAATTTGTTGTTATAGGTGAAAAACATGGAAACGATAGCGGCAATAGCCACGCCTAA
- the yidD gene encoding membrane protein insertion efficiency factor YidD: MKSLKNLPLKLISFYQLFISPLLGNNCRYYPSCSEYAKIELENDTFLRAVFKSTVRFLTCNQLFKGGIDFPVVKRKIKTTFFIKKPKLKYWLVPTNKKDQYIVIKVEYGE; this comes from the coding sequence ATGAAGAGTTTAAAAAACTTGCCACTAAAATTAATTAGTTTTTATCAATTGTTTATCAGTCCCTTGCTGGGCAATAATTGCAGATATTATCCTAGCTGTTCAGAATATGCAAAAATTGAATTAGAAAACGATACTTTTTTAAGGGCTGTTTTTAAATCAACTGTACGCTTTTTAACGTGTAACCAGTTATTTAAAGGCGGTATAGATTTCCCTGTTGTTAAAAGAAAAATAAAAACAACCTTTTTTATTAAAAAGCCTAAATTAAAATACTGGCTTGTACCTACTAATAAAAAAGATCAATATATAGTAATAAAGGTCGAATATGGAGAATAA
- the yidC gene encoding membrane protein insertase YidC, with protein sequence MENNGQLKRILIATVISFAFFVAYDYFVLTPNQKAAAQIEQNKTQKTVTNTKTNSNETIKTQIKKQQNIKTVATITSKNFEIKIDALGRISSFKLKQNKFNTKNGKHLQLVNSKLPKPLEIRFENQQLNKLAFTVPVKADKSSIVLNNKPQALTITQNLKTLQLTKIITFYPDGHYDVKIKLSKPAIYYVTPGYRPNVAVDKLTIHGLVVKKSDGTLTIVKDGDAETETIDNAVVTAEFDRYYTTLLFSKKPYSVVIQPDNEQNPVAFIKADDNRDFIGYIGPKFVDTLKAINPQLVDVVQYGVGTFFAKNLFFVLDFFYKIVGNWGIAIILLVILVRLVLFPLTYKGMVSMYKLKELAPKMKEIQQKYKKDPQKLQQHMMKLYKEHGANPLGGCLPLVLQIPVFYGIYKLLLYAIELKGASFLWIHDLSAMDPYFILPVLMGVSMYIHQRLTPTNFQDPMQEKIFKFLPLIFTFMMATFPAGLVLYWTTNNILSIAQQWLINRIMASKAKK encoded by the coding sequence ATGGAGAATAACGGACAATTAAAAAGAATATTAATTGCTACAGTCATATCTTTTGCGTTTTTTGTTGCATATGATTATTTCGTGTTAACACCGAATCAGAAAGCTGCAGCGCAGATAGAACAGAATAAAACTCAAAAAACTGTCACAAACACTAAAACAAACTCAAACGAAACAATTAAAACACAAATTAAAAAACAGCAAAACATAAAAACGGTTGCTACAATAACTTCTAAAAATTTTGAAATCAAAATAGACGCTTTAGGTAGAATAAGCAGTTTTAAACTTAAACAAAATAAATTTAACACAAAAAACGGTAAACATTTACAGCTTGTTAACTCTAAACTGCCTAAACCTCTTGAAATCAGATTTGAAAATCAGCAGCTTAACAAACTGGCTTTCACAGTACCTGTAAAAGCCGATAAAAGCAGTATTGTTTTAAATAACAAACCTCAGGCATTGACAATTACGCAAAACTTAAAAACATTACAGCTCACAAAAATAATTACATTTTATCCAGACGGGCATTATGATGTAAAAATTAAACTTTCCAAACCGGCTATATATTATGTTACTCCGGGATACAGACCGAATGTTGCGGTAGACAAACTTACTATTCACGGTCTGGTTGTTAAGAAAAGCGACGGCACCCTTACAATTGTAAAGGACGGAGACGCAGAAACTGAAACTATAGATAACGCCGTTGTAACTGCAGAGTTCGACAGATACTATACAACACTTCTGTTTTCAAAAAAACCTTACAGCGTTGTAATTCAGCCTGATAATGAACAAAATCCTGTTGCCTTTATCAAAGCTGACGACAACAGAGATTTTATAGGTTATATCGGACCTAAATTCGTAGATACTTTAAAAGCTATAAATCCTCAGCTTGTAGATGTAGTTCAGTACGGAGTAGGTACATTCTTTGCAAAAAATCTGTTTTTCGTATTGGATTTCTTTTATAAAATAGTCGGAAACTGGGGTATTGCAATTATATTACTCGTTATTTTGGTAAGACTTGTTCTGTTCCCTCTAACATATAAGGGAATGGTAAGCATGTATAAACTTAAAGAGCTTGCTCCTAAAATGAAAGAAATACAGCAGAAATACAAAAAAGACCCTCAAAAACTTCAGCAGCATATGATGAAGCTTTATAAAGAACACGGTGCAAATCCTCTTGGAGGATGTTTGCCGCTAGTTCTTCAAATACCTGTATTTTACGGTATTTACAAGCTTTTATTATATGCAATTGAATTAAAAGGCGCTTCATTTTTATGGATTCACGATTTAAGCGCTATGGATCCGTATTTTATTTTACCTGTGTTAATGGGTGTGAGTATGTATATTCATCAAAGACTTACTCCTACAAATTTCCAAGATCCAATGCAGGAAAAAATATTTAAGTTCTTACCGCTTATTTTTACATTTATGATGGCTACATTCCCTGCAGGGCTGGTATTATACTGGACAACAAATAACATATTGTCAATAGCTCAGCAGTGGTTAATTAACAGAATTATGGCTTCAAAGGCTAAAAAATGA